A single window of Acidimicrobiales bacterium DNA harbors:
- a CDS encoding endoribonuclease, protein MAKPVGPYTPIVRAGDWLVVSGQVGLGPEGLVHGGIEAETKQAIANIAALLRSEGADLGDVVKTTVFLRHMRDYAAMNEAYMEAFGDHRPARSAVAVAELPINALVEIEAWAYVGAREGSEMGS, encoded by the coding sequence ATGGCGAAACCTGTGGGGCCCTACACACCGATCGTCAGGGCCGGGGATTGGCTCGTGGTCTCGGGGCAGGTCGGCCTGGGTCCCGAAGGACTGGTGCACGGCGGTATCGAGGCCGAGACGAAACAGGCGATCGCCAACATCGCAGCCCTCCTGCGCTCGGAGGGCGCCGACCTCGGTGACGTGGTCAAGACCACCGTCTTCCTGAGGCACATGCGTGACTACGCGGCCATGAACGAGGCGTACATGGAGGCGTTCGGGGATCACCGTCCGGCCAGGTCCGCCGTGGCGGTGGCGGAGTTGCCGATCAACGCCCTCGTCGAGATAGAGGCCTGGGCTTACGTAGGGGCCCGCGAAGGTTCGGAAATGGGCTCGTGA
- a CDS encoding MBL fold metallo-hydrolase, translated as MAGFDPLQFSEDLIEGRRSIVERHPLSTLSNQLSEVADGVGWVESLANVAVFSTDEGLVLVDVGGLFVGEAVRSAVRSWSKAPVDTAIYTHGHVDHVAAAPVWDEEAAGEGRNRIRVIAHTAVEERFERYRLTRGWNTQINRRQFRVGEGLEWPENYRHPDVCYTERLEIGVGGVHFELHHSRGETDDHTWVFVPDRRILCTGDLFIWASPNAGNPQKVQRYARDWAIALREMASLEPQLLLPGHGLPIAGVERVGRVLRTTAELLEHLHDRTVEMMNAGATLDEVIHSVGVPDHLRDLPWLQPVYDEPEFVVRNVWRLYGGWYDGNPAHLKPAPQADLGSEIARLVGGVDVLVSRALELSRNGDDRLACHLVELAWHADRSSESVRRARAEVYGRRAERETSTMARGIFAWAKAEAEREDV; from the coding sequence ATGGCCGGTTTCGACCCCCTCCAGTTCTCCGAGGACCTCATCGAAGGAAGGCGGTCCATCGTCGAGAGGCATCCCCTCTCGACGCTCTCCAACCAGCTGAGCGAGGTTGCCGACGGTGTCGGATGGGTCGAGTCGCTCGCGAACGTCGCTGTGTTCTCGACCGACGAGGGTCTGGTGCTGGTGGACGTCGGCGGGCTGTTCGTCGGCGAAGCCGTGCGCTCTGCGGTCCGCTCTTGGAGCAAGGCTCCGGTGGACACAGCCATCTACACGCACGGCCACGTGGACCACGTGGCCGCCGCGCCGGTGTGGGACGAGGAGGCGGCAGGCGAGGGAAGGAATCGCATCAGGGTGATCGCACACACCGCCGTAGAGGAGCGATTCGAACGGTATCGCCTGACGCGGGGCTGGAACACGCAGATCAACCGTCGGCAGTTCCGAGTCGGTGAGGGACTCGAATGGCCGGAGAACTACCGACATCCGGACGTCTGCTACACGGAGAGGCTGGAGATCGGCGTGGGAGGTGTTCACTTCGAGTTGCACCATTCCCGCGGCGAGACCGACGACCACACCTGGGTGTTCGTTCCCGACCGGAGGATCCTCTGCACCGGTGATCTCTTCATCTGGGCCTCACCCAACGCAGGGAACCCGCAGAAGGTGCAGCGCTACGCCAGGGACTGGGCGATCGCCTTGAGGGAGATGGCGTCCCTCGAGCCGCAGTTGCTCCTGCCGGGACACGGCCTCCCGATCGCCGGTGTCGAGCGGGTCGGCCGGGTTCTCCGCACCACGGCCGAGCTCCTCGAACACTTGCACGATCGCACGGTGGAGATGATGAACGCCGGAGCGACCTTGGACGAGGTGATCCACTCGGTGGGAGTCCCCGATCATCTTCGGGACCTGCCCTGGTTGCAGCCCGTCTACGACGAACCCGAGTTCGTGGTGCGGAACGTCTGGCGCCTCTACGGCGGTTGGTACGACGGGAATCCGGCGCACCTCAAGCCCGCTCCACAAGCCGATCTCGGGTCGGAGATCGCTCGGCTCGTGGGTGGTGTGGACGTGCTGGTCTCACGTGCATTGGAGCTGAGCAGGAACGGAGACGACCGGCTGGCGTGTCACCTCGTCGAGCTGGCATGGCACGCCGACCGATCGTCGGAGTCGGTTCGCAGGGCTCGCGCAGAGGTGTACGGTCGCCGGGCCGAGAGGGAGACCTCCACCATGGCCAGGGGGATCTTCGCTTGGGCGAAGGCGGAGGCGGAGCGCGAAGATGTCTGA